A single region of the Anguilla anguilla isolate fAngAng1 chromosome 17, fAngAng1.pri, whole genome shotgun sequence genome encodes:
- the LOC118216488 gene encoding serine/threonine-protein kinase LMTK1-like — MSATICVMVMSSSFFNPSLAFSSHFDTDGAPLSELSWSSSLAVVAVSFSGLFTFIFLMLACLCCKKGDIGFKEFENTEGEEYQADPSALASPASQNGPEVYVLPLTQVSLPVSKQPGRSVQLLKSADLGRHSLLYLKEIGHGWFGKVLLGEVNAGLSSTQVVVKELKASASVQDHIHFLEEAQPYRTLQHPALLQCLAQCSEVTPYLLVMEFCPLGDLKGYLRSCRAADSMTPDPLILQRMACEIASGLLHLHKHNFTHSDLALRNCLLTSEVTVKIGDYGLSHNKYKEDYFVTPDQLWVPLRWIAPELIDEVHGNLLVVDQTKSSNVWSLGVTIWEMFELGNQPYRHYTDRQVLTYAVKEQQLKLPKPLLKVPLSERWYEVMQFCWLQPEQRPSMEEVHLLLSYLCAKGSSEPEEDFESRWNSLRPGMGHSVSAVEPAPSSSSSSSFPLLEHFATGDGFHGEPGDDILTVTESSHGLSFEYKWEEAGPERPFHTASTSGPLGQGNPHYQDIYYPPEGGSRDGDGGEGLNLGVSPSCYEPKPLHTPGVVPVLSAHSPSVSSEYYIRIEEPMESAGQLDHSPEFEGGDYDRDANAEDHAPGSYWLADAHKAAIAAYDSDASPAVSLTMEPLLGQAAAGGSPMGAWESGQCFSYEERGSFYYERSPLLSPGRGLPVMKGTPPGVLRGSWGSPSPPRAQGEPESPLSTSPSLSSPCTGHHDLDVEDSCEPTGSQTTDGEHHNHAVSATCSIRIEIETEDGAVTGGWRRQHRDHATGDEADLFSDRETHSWASNHSANNNSLTFARGPPVGMDLHCTGKPSTDAWPDMRTAKESPTQNTYQTSAYSEGVDDDNFVSPHKRHPLTSPTEHCTYVNMCFEVGDDEAPPHECRPTTESPSFLDLPTGAMVRDRGLKEADILRMGEEEDVCSSTRGGGILSKTETDSELWDKNSDTSVSGVLYEKGVVTQEMHLSRVAVAKVPAPSGKRPPRHAALSEADSGAVTSCSSVRMVDIEDYDDIVLDVASGVFVALPMERVEVLPLGPLQKQAVTPDSVDSMELTSTTSSCEAFSPASFHSSTQPKALDSGYDTENNESPEFIPKEPPESRDLEGFTPPSGKVPLTKGPELGGSEDEVVLQVDVVDKVSPVTLPSNSEPELTELSGKNPYRDSAYFSDYDTENERFPCDEAGGEFPEIPGEEAEKGDLTRSVRREGLDPPLEKEVGGKHLPGPEEIRTIFERDTGKMSPEGSRSEPRPGDSPIGPVLSTLSPSPPEMGGCLTKESSQDEGLGLDPEHSGEEPASECSSSPSPSSASSSSSASSALSASSSTLQESCATGDTGEKASGDPEAQPQTCDGAETIKVVESGDKEKEQGQDSTGGGNDDIWEEVMEDLEEDDMDEEQQEDADLNKGDAFPEAIDIPSPSTASSSSSSPPSLLPAEGGGLLLPGGGDGDGDEADWEDRDSEDSEESDEELRSYNVQEPSEESEEECQAVPVVVSDCSDARHLRSLLRMPTLLTESFCDELEHRKKAVSFFDDVTVYLFDQESPTQELAEQGFPPGVEPAGQCTEGTETRPQERLSASDDSSDGNISEESGGFEWEDDFPLVSGPSSILPDSVEPQAPSPTPEASSPTPEAPSLTPEAPSLSPEASSPSPEALSPSPEAPTPSPEASVTPPAALATPFSRFSVSRFSITHVSDSDVNSGGDQFQN; from the exons ACGGCGCCCCGCTAAGCGAGCTTTCCTGGTCGTCCTCTCTGGCCGTGGTCGCAGTTTCCTTCTCTGGCCTCTTCACCTTCATCTTCCTCATGTTGGCCTGCCTGTGCTGCAAGAAGGGGGACATCGGCTTCAAG GAGTTTGAGAACACGGAGGGAGAGGAGTACCAGGCAGACCCGTCCGCCCTCGCCTCCCCCGCCTCGCAGAATGGGCCCGAGGTCTACGTCCTGCCGCTCACACAAgtctcacttcctgtgtccaAACAGCCTGGCCGatcag tTCAGCTGCTTAAATCGGCAGACCTGGGCCGTCACAGCCTGCTGTACCTGAAGGAGATCGGCCATGGCTGGTTCGGCAAG GTTTTACTGGGGGAGGTGAATGCTGGCCTCAGTAGCACGCAGGTGGTGGTGAAGGAGCTGAAGGCCAGTGCCAGCGTGCAGGACCACATCCACTTCCTGGAGGAAGCGCAGCCATACCG cacccTCCAGCACCCTGCCCTCCTGCAGTGCCTGGCACAGTGTTCCGAGGTCACACCCTACCTGCTGGTGATGGAGTTCTGCCCCTTG GGGGATCTGAAAGGCTACCTCCGCAGCTGTCGGGCGGCAGACTccatgacccctgaccccttgATACTCCAGCGAATGGCGTGCGAGATCGCCTCCGgcctcctgcacctccacaAACACAACTTCACTCACAG TGACCTGGCCTTGAGGAACTGCTTGCTGACATCGGAGGTGACAGTGAAGATCGGGGACTATGGTCTGTCACACAACAAATACAAG GAGGACTACTTTGTGACCCCAGACCAGCTGTGGGTGCCACTGCGCTGGATTGCCCCGGAACTCATCGACGAAGTCCACGGCAACCTGCTGGTGGTGGACCAGACGAAGTCCAGCAATGTCTG GTCTCTGGGGGTGACAATCTGGGAGATGTTTGAGTTGGGAAACCAGCCTTACCGACActacactgacagacaggtgcTGACCTACGCCGTGAAGGAGCAGCAGCTCAAATTGCCAAAGCCACTACTGAAAGTACCCCTGTCTGAGCGCTG GTATGAGGTCATGCAGTTCTGCTGGCTTCAGCCAGAACAGAGGCCAAGCATGGAGGAGGTCCACCTGCTGCTGAGCTACCTGTGTGCCAAGGGTTCGAGCGAGCCAGAGGAGGACTTTGAGAGCCGCTGGAACTCCCTCCGGCCGGGCATGGGCCACAGCGTTTCTGCCGTAGAGCCtgccccttcctcttcctcctcctcctcctttcccctcctggAGCACTTCGCCACTGGTGATGGTTTCCATGGTGAGCCGGGGGACGACATACTGACAGTCACTGAGAGCAGCCACGGGCTCAGCTTTGAATACAAatgggaggaggcggggccagagaGGCCCTTCCACACCGCCTCCACCAGTGGGCCCTTGGGCCAGGGGAACCCCCACTACCAGGACATCTACTACCCCCCTGAAGGCGGGAGCAGGGATGGTGATGGTGGGGAGGGGCTTAACCTGGGCGTCTCCCCTTCCTGTTACGAGCCCAAGCCcctgcacacacctggggtGGTCCCCGTGTTGAGTGCCCACAGCCCCTCTGTGAGCAGTGAATACTACATCCGCATTGAGGAGCCCATGGAGAGCGCTGGTCAGTTGGACCACAGCCCTGAATTTGAGGGTGGGGACTACGACAGGGACGCGAATGCAGAAGACCACGCACCAGGGTCCTACTGGCTGGCTGATGCTCACAAGGCTGCCATTGCTGCCTATGACTCAGACGCCAGCCCAGCCGTCTCGCTTACCATGGAGCCCCTTCTGGGCCAGGCCGCAGCTGGGGGGAGCCCCATGGGAGCATGGGAGTCAGGACAATGCTTCTCCTACGAGGAGCGAGGGAGCTTCTACTATGAGCGCTCACCTTTGCTCTCACCGGGTAGAGGCCTTCCCGTAATGAAGGGGACCCCTCCTGGGGTCCTACGAGGGAGCTGGGGATCACCCAGTCCTCCTCGGGCACAGGGAGAGCCCGAAAGCCCCCTGAGCACTTCCCCGTCACTCAGCAGCCCCTGCACAGGGCACCATGACCTTGATGTGGAGGACAGCTGTGAACCCACGGGCAGTCAGACCACTGACGGCGAGCACCACAACCATGCAGTGTCTGCCACTTGCTCTATCAGAATCGAGATTGAGACGGAGGACGGCGCAGTCACCGGTGGGTGGCGGCGGCAGCACCGTGACCACGCTACAGGGGATGAGGCGGACCTGTTCTCGGACAGGGAGACCCACAGCTGGGCCTCAAACCACTCCGCTAACAACAACAGCTTGACCTTTGCCCGGGGACCACCAGTGGGCATggacttgcactgcactggcaaGCCTTCCACGGATGCATGGCCAGATATGAGGACTGCGAAGGAGAGCCCAACGCAGAACACTTACCAGACCAGTGCCTACTCAGAAGGTGTGGATGATGATAACTTTGTATCCCCCCATAAACGCCACCCTTTGACATCACCTACTGAACATTGTACGTATGTCAATATGTGCTTTGAGGTCGGGGACGATGAAGCACCACCTCACGAATGTCGCCCAACTACAGAGAGCCCCTCTTTTCTGGACCTGCCCACAGGTGCTATggtgagagacagaggcctTAAAGAAGCAGACATCCTGAGgatgggagaggaagaggatgtgTGCTCCTCAACTAGGGGGGGTGGCATCTTGTCAAAAACTGAGACGGACTCAGAGCTGTGGGACAAGAACTCTGACACATCTGTGAGTGGAGTATTATACGAAAAGGGGGTGGTGACACAGGAGATGCATTTGAGCAGAGTTGCAGTTGCCAAGGTTCCAGCCCCCTCAGGGAAAAGACCACCCCGCCATGCAGCCCTGTCGGAGGCAGACAGTGGGGCAGTGACCAGCTGCTCCAGCGTCAGAATGGTGGACATCGAGGACTATGACGACATTGTCTTGGATGTTGCCTCAGGTGTTTTCGTGGCCCTGCCAATGGAACGAGTGGAGGTCCTGCCCCTTGGGCCACTGCAGAAACAAGCAGTGACTCCGGACTCCGTGGACTCTATGGAGCTGACCTCTACCACCAGCTCCTGTGAGGCGTTCAGCCCTGCCTCCTTCCATTCCTCCACCCAGCCCAAAGCTCTGGACAGCGGGTATGACACGGAGAACAATGAGTCCCCCGAATTCATCCCGAAAGAGCCACCTGAGTCCCGAGACCTAGAGGGATTTACCCCACCATCAGGAAAGGTCCCCCTCACCAAAGGTCCAGAGCTGGGGGGGTCCGAGGATGAGGTGGTCCTGCAGGTGGATGTTGTAGACAAAGTCTCACCTGTGACACTGCCTAGCAACAGTGAACCAGAACTTACTGAGCTTAGTGGGAAGAATCCATACAGGGACTCGGCTTATTTCTCTGACTATGACACTGAGAACGAGAGGTTTCCCTGTGATGAAGCTGGAGGAGAGTTCCCAGAGATTCCGGGGGAGGAGGCTGAAAAAGGGGACCTCACACGGtctgtgaggagggaggggcttgaCCCTCCCCTGGAGAAGGAGGTAGGGGGGAAACATCTCCCTGGTCCAGAGGAGATCAGGACCATCTTTGAGAGGGACACGGGGAAGATGTCCCCGGAAGGGTCACGGTCTGAGCCCAGACCAGGTGACTCTCCCATCGGCCCAGTCCTCTCCACGCTTTCACCATCACCCCCTGAGATGGGGGGCTGCCTGACCAAAGAGTCCTCTCAGGATGAGGGCCTGGGGCTGGACCCTGAGCACTCAGGGGAGGAGCCTGCTTCTGAATGTTCCTCTtcaccctctccttcctccGCCTCCTCATCGTCCTCTGCCTCCTCCGCTCTCTCTGCAAGCTCATCCACGCTGCAGGAGTCCTGTGCCACCGGTGACACCGGTGAAAAGGCTTCAGGTGATCCCGAAGCCCAACCGCAGACATGTGACGGTGCAGAAACGATCAAGGTAGTTGAGAGTGGggacaaagaaaaggaacaagGCCAGGACTCCACAGGGGGAGGCAATGATGACATCTGGGAGGAGGTGATGGAAGATTTAGAGGAGGACGATATGGACGAGGAGCAACAGGAAGATGCAGACTTAAACAAAGGGGATGCTTTCCCAGAGGCAATTGACATCCCTTCCCCTTCcactgcctcctcttcctcgtcgtCTCCTCCTAGCCTCCTCCCAGCAGAAGGTGGGGGGCTTTTGCTCCCAGGAGGTGGGGACGGAGATGGGGATGAGGCGGACTGGGAGGACAGGGATTCGGAGGACAGCGAGGAGTCGGACGAGGAGTTGCGCAGCTACAATGTGCAGGAGCCCAGTGAGGAGAGTGAGGAGGAGTGCCAGGCAGTGCCCGTGGTGGTGAGCGACTGCAGCGACGCTCGTCACCTGCGCAGCCTGCTTAGGATGCCCACGCTGCTCACCGAGTCCTTCTGCGATGAGCTGGAGCACAGGAAGAAGGCCGTCTCCTTCTTCGACGATGTCACCGTCTACCTGTTCGACCAG GAGAGCCCCACCCAGGAGCTGGCAGAACAAGGCTTCCCACCCGGGGTGGAGCCTGCTGGGCAGTGTACAGAGGGCACAGAGACACGCCCCCAGGAGAGGCTCAGTGCATCTGATGACTCTTCCGATGGCAACATTTCAGAAGAGA GTGGAGGGTTTGAATGGGAAGATGATTTCCCCTTGGTGTCTGGTCCCTCATCTATCCTGCCAGATTCTGTGGAGCCCCAGGCACCTAGCCCAACCCCTGAGGCCTCCAGCCCAACCCCTGAGGCCCCCAGCCTAACCCCTGAGGCCCCCAGCCTGTCCCCTGAGGCCTCCAGCCCGTCCCCTGAGGCCCTCAGCCCATCCCCTGAagcccccaccccgtcccctgAGGCCTCAGTGACCCCGCCGGCTGCACTGGCGACACCCTTTTCCCGCTTCAGTGTCTCACGTTTTTCCATCACCCACGTGTCTGACTCCGACGTTAACTCCGGTGGAGATCAGTTTCAAAACTGA